DNA from Colletotrichum higginsianum IMI 349063 chromosome 7 map unlocalized unitig_7, whole genome shotgun sequence:
AGGTCTCTTGGGCGGCCggacggcgatgaggggaccggcggcggcccagaACTCGGCGTCGAACTGGAGGCCCGTCATCTCTGGCGCGGCTGGCTGGTTGGCATAGTAGAGGATGGACAAGAtcccgacgatgacgccgccgaggagggagaggccGGGGCTCATGGTGGGCTTTATGCGCTTGGTTGTCACCTCTTCTCTTTACCCTTGTCTCACCGTcggggaaaggggagggtTGTTTCGACCTGTTGGCTGTGTTGCCAAGGGGGGGACACGCGAAAGGCATTATATCCTTCTTGATTCACGGGTTCCGGTTGGTAGCTgtatcaacaccaccacgcCGCCCAGTACCATGAACCTGGTTAGCTTGGAAACTTCAGATGGATTGAAGTAAGAGGTTTGAATCCGTTTTCAAGGCGACAGGCTTCTAATTCGTCCGAGCGGCATGAATCTGCTTAGTCTTGGAGGCCACCGCGCGCCCCGGTGGCATTGTCTGAGCGCATGACGGGGTTGCCACGTAGGGTGCGCTGGCTAGCCTCTTTTCTGTCtttgtctttctctctctctctctctctctctctctctctgtgtgtgtgtatgtgtgtcaCACTTTCTTGCTCGTTCTTGGCCATGGTGGAAGATATTCAACCCGATGGAATTGACTTTGGCCAAGCAGAAAACAACGTGTGATGTATGTATGTGGcttctcgccgtccttgaaCACCGTTCATGCGAGCACAAAGCTTACCTCGCTGCGTGGGCCATCTGTCTACTCGTCTTGGGGTGTTGTCCAGTCTGGAAAAGAGCAGCTTTTTTGATTGCTAGATTTACTCTAAATAACAAAACAAAAGCAAAACACAACTTGCTTGGCGTTGATGGCCTCACGAGTTAAATCTACCTCTCTCGGGCCACAAACACCCGGACAGTAATACACTTCCGAACCAGTCTATCTAGTCAAACACATCGGTGGCATACCGCTCGTTCCGGATGCCGTTGAACCAcgcctccagctcctcctcggacATGGGCTTCCCGTCGTCGATCTCGCTCTTCTCCCTGGCGGCCCTGAGCATGACctccttgacgccctcggccacctTGTTGGAGCCGCAGACGTAGATgcgcgcgccgcggtcccAGAGGTCGTACAGCAGCTCGCGCTCCGCCCAGACGCGGTCCTGGATGTACTTGCAGCCGCGCGAGGCGTCCGGCCGGCGGCTGTAGGCCCTGTACACcgtgacggcgccggcggcctcccACGCGTCGAACTCGTCGCGGTACAGGTCGTCGGCGGTAGGGTGGCGGCAcccgaagaagaggaccGCGGGCGCGAGCCGCCGGCCGTTGCTGAGGAGCGTCGCGCGCTCCTGGATGAAGGCGCGGAAGGGCGCCAGGCCCGTGCCGGTCGCGGCGCAGAGGAGGGGCGTCTTGTCCATGTCGACGGGCAGCTTGAAGCCGCCCTGCGCGGGGCGGATCGAGATCTGGAGCCGGTCGCCGGCCGTGAGGCTCGAGAGGTAGGACGAGGTGACGCCGATGTGGCGGCCCTGGCCGGACAAGGCCGgagcgtcgaggacgccgtaGGTGAGGGTGGCGACGCCCGGGTCGACGAGGGGCGAGGAGGATATCGAGCTTGGGGGGTGATGATTAGCAtaacgatgatgatgatgtgtGGGGAAGGGATCAAGAGACAGGGTTTCTTTTTCAGTATGTTTTTTTGTGGTTTTTAACTTACTATTGGCGAACACGCATGGGCGGGAGCATGAGGAGGAAGTGGTTGAACGGGATCGCCAGGCAGGGGAACTGCTCGGCGATATCCAGAACCGAGAGCCTCTTGTCCCTGATCTCGGCGTCGTAACCGTCAGATGCCAAGTGCTGCAGCTTGCGGATGATGCTTTCGTCCCGGGAAAGCTGTGATAGTGTCGAGATGTTCTacacggggggggggtttctcGTCAGTGGACGCGTTTTCCCTCGGTCAACTTGatggaaagggaaaagaaaaagaacagcaataagaagaaaaaaacatTAGAAACTGGGGACTGTGTCATGTATGTATCGTACCCTCTTGGAAGCCGTCTGGCAGAGCTCGACGTAGGAGCTCAGCACGTCAGAGACGGGGATGCTGGTGTCGGtcggcaacgtcgtcggACCGGACGCCTCGATGGTGACGTGCGAGTCCCAGGTCAGGTGGAAGCGCCGCATGACCCGGGCGACGGTGTCCTTGGGGTTGTGCGGCAGGACGGCCATGTAGTCGCCGGCCGAGTAGCGCATGTCGGACGGGAGCTGCACATCGATGTGCCTCTTGACGGGGcccagggcgccgccgccggcgagtaTGCgggagccgacgacgagcgcgTCCCGGACGTCCTGGCGCAGGGTCGAggtccgcggcgtcgagaaggacACGGAGAGGCCCGCGTCGGGGATGCTGCcggcgtcgtctccgtctccatctccggccggccggccgccaaAGTCCTTCTTGAGCGCGGGCCATAGGGTCTCCTCTTCCCAGGTCTCAAAGTCGGAGAACATGTCTCTGTCCTTGGCGTCGGTCGTGGCGATCGGGGTGATTCTGCGGCCGCCGTGTTCCTCGAGGGAGACGTCGACCAGCTTGGGGATCCGTTGATGAGTCTTGACCCAGTCGGCATGGCCTGTTTTGAAGTGTTAGAAGAGCTGATGTGTTAGGGGGCAGGGGAATTGTTTGTAGACGATtaaggggaagggggggtttGACAACTCACCACAACCGTATACAGCGTAGGAAACGTTCTCGAGTTCCTTTCCTTTCAGATTAGTTAACCAGTCGACAAAGAGCGCGGCATTGTGAGGCGGCTCGCCCTCGTACGACGAGGTGACGATGACAACCGGCCGGTCGGTCGGCAGAGACTCtctggcggcgtcgagggagTCGACGGTGGCGGAGAAGCCGTGCGAGACGGCGTCGCTGGCTAGTCTCTGGGCCATGAACTCGCAGGTGCCCGAGTTGGAACCGTAGAAGACGGCCAGGTTGGCGCCCTTTTTGCTTCCGTTCACCTGCCCGGATCCGCCGTTGGCCgccttgcccttggtgttCGTGCTGTgctgggccgccgccgccgccgctgccgggcCTCCTCCGACGAGGGAGCCCGTCATCCGGGCCTCGAGCAGAGACGGCGTCAGCCCCTCCCTCAGGATGGCGCGGATGTACAGGTCCTTGGGCTTGATGGTGAGCGTCTGGGAGACCTTGAGGTCGTAGCCCGGGTTGTTCATGACGAAGTTGAAGTTCTGCATCAGCAGCGCAAAGGCGAGCACCATCTCCTGCCAGGCGAAGGCGCGGCCGATGCAGCCGCGCATGCCCGTGCCGAAGGGGCTCCAGCAGTTGGGGAACTCGCGCATCAGCCGGTCGAAGTTGTCGTCGAGCATCCGCTCGGGCCGGaactcctcggcgtcgtcgccgaacacggccgggtcgaggtGCGACTTGGCCAGGAAGCAGACGATCTGCTCCCCGGCCTTGACGCGGTACTTGCCGCCGATGACCGCCTCGTTCCCTTGGACCTCGCGGGCGAAGGCCGGGATCGGGGCGCTGTGACGGAGGACTTCTCGTAATACCTGTTGTTTGTTCGACCAGGTAGAGGTTAGTGTCAgaccgactgactgactgaccgACTACCTTGGGAGTCAAGACGGACGGGGTTTCTGTTGACAACTACTTACCGCAGCCAGATACTTCAGCTTGGGGACGTGCTCCACCCGGAGAGGCCCGTCGCTCACGATGGTATCGACTTCTTCCTGGACCTTCCGGTACACCTCGGGTCTCTTGAGCAGCCAGTACATGGTGAAGGTGAAGGTGGCGGCCGTGGTctcgtggccggcgacgaggaaggtGATGAGGTTGTCGATGATGCTCTCGTCCGTCATCTTGCGGCCGGTGACGGGGTCGACGGTGTTGAGCATGGCCGTCAGGACGTCCTTGCGCGTGCTGGCGCCGTCCGGGTCCAGCCGCctggcctcgaggacctcgcgcgccgtcgaccgcaGCGTGTCGATGTTGGTCCTGTACCGCTTGTCCTGCTTCGAGTAGAAGACCTGGGGGAGCACGCGCAGCGTCttgtcgccggcctccttcATGACGGCGTACATGGCCTTGATGAAGGGGTGCGTGTCCTCGCGGTAGTACGAGTTGAAGCGGTAGCCCATGGTGCAGAGCGCCACCGTGTCCATCGTGAGCCGCGTCATGTCCTCGCCGATGTTGatgggcgtcgacggcccgTGGCGGGCCCATTTCATCGCGAGCTGCCCGGCCACGTCGTGCATGGGGTCGAACATGTCCCTGATGGCGAGGGGGCCGAAAGCCGACATGAGGACTCGGTGGGCCACGCCCCAgttctcttcttccacgcCTTTGGACTGTGACAAGTTTGGTTAACCGCAGTtattgagagagagagggacggAGGGGACACCAGGGCGGAACTTACTGTAAAGAGGCCATCGTGAACTGCAGCGCGTAGTTCCTGTGTGTCGATACATGTGTCAGCAGCGAAACAAGAAAAAACATAGAGTGGAATGGTCGCTTGATCCTACATTGAGTTCGCCGTCGATGGACTTCTTGAACCGTTTGTCGTCGCAGCACTCGTCCACCATCTTCTGGGTGCTGACAACCACCATCTTGGTGCCAAGAAGATCCAGCCGGTAGACGGGGCCTACCGTATCGGTGTGTTGTAAGTAAAGTCTCACTACGTTCTTCTTTTccggggagaggaggagccCCGCTTCTCGGGAAACGGACGTCACATACCATACTTGTTGGCGAGGTGCAAAAACGACCCCAGGGGGTAT
Protein-coding regions in this window:
- a CDS encoding cytochrome P450; protein product: MPLPRLEKPIMSSITNQKPPPAIESPLPPLHHEKRKRIFSLSRRSSTRKSLSSMPGEIVDIPEPPRVPVLGHVTEIDQEYPLGSFLHLANKYGPVYRLDLLGTKMVVVSTQKMVDECCDDKRFKKSIDGELNELRAAVHDGLFTSKGVEEENWGVAHRVLMSAFGPLAIRDMFDPMHDVAGQLAMKWARHGPSTPINIGEDMTRLTMDTVALCTMGYRFNSYYREDTHPFIKAMYAVMKEAGDKTLRVLPQVFYSKQDKRYRTNIDTLRSTAREVLEARRLDPDGASTRKDVLTAMLNTVDPVTGRKMTDESIIDNLITFLVAGHETTAATFTFTMYWLLKRPEVYRKVQEEVDTIVSDGPLRVEHVPKLKYLAAVLREVLRHSAPIPAFAREVQGNEAVIGGKYRVKAGEQIVCFLAKSHLDPAVFGDDAEEFRPERMLDDNFDRLMREFPNCWSPFGTGMRGCIGRAFAWQEMVLAFALLMQNFNFVMNNPGYDLKVSQTLTIKPKDLYIRAILREGLTPSLLEARMTGSLVGGGPAAAAAAAQHSTNTKGKAANGGSGQVNGSKKGANLAVFYGSNSGTCEFMAQRLASDAVSHGFSATVDSLDAARESLPTDRPVVIVTSSYEGEPPHNAALFVDWLTNLKGKELENVSYAVYGCGHADWVKTHQRIPKLVDVSLEEHGGRRITPIATTDAKDRDMFSDFETWEEETLWPALKKDFGGRPAGDGDGDDAGSIPDAGLSVSFSTPRTSTLRQDVRDALVVGSRILAGGGALGPVKRHIDVQLPSDMRYSAGDYMAVLPHNPKDTVARVMRRFHLTWDSHVTIEASGPTTLPTDTSIPVSDVLSSYVELCQTASKRLSRDESIIRKLQHLASDGYDAEIRDKRLSVLDIAEQFPCLAIPFNHFLLMLPPMRVRQYSISSSPLVDPGVATLTYGVLDAPALSGQGRHIGVTSSYLSSLTAGDRLQISIRPAQGGFKLPVDMDKTPLLCAATGTGLAPFRAFIQERATLLSNGRRLAPAVLFFGCRHPTADDLYRDEFDAWEAAGAVTVYRAYSRRPDASRGCKYIQDRVWAERELLYDLWDRGARIYVCGSNKVAEGVKEVMLRAAREKSEIDDGKPMSEEELEAWFNGIRNERYATDVFD